The Blautia obeum ATCC 29174 region GATGCATCCAAAGTTGCCTATGTATTTGCAGATCAGATCAATGGCAAGAATATTGCAGAGATCGTCAGCAAGATGGCAGGAGGATTCCTGGTTATCGAAAACGCAAATCAGCTTACCAAAGAAACAGTAAATCAGCTGAACAAAGCAATGGAATTCCGTACAGACGGTCTGATCGTTATCATCGAAGATGAAAAGATCGGTATGCGTAAACTGATTGCGAGATTCCCGAAATTTACATCCAAATTTACATCTATGATCAATATTCCGGTATTTACCAATGATGAGCTTGTTAACTTTGCAAAAGTGTACACAAGAGAAAATGGATATACTATTGATCAGATGGGTATGCTTGCACTGTATAATCTGATCAGTACAAGCCAGAAAGAAGATCAGCCGATGAATGTAGGCGCTGTCAAAGAAATCATTGATAATGCCATTGCAAAATCCAAAGGCGGACTTCGCAAGCTGATAGGCAAGAAGAAAGTCAATCCTGACGGATACATGGTACTTTTCGAGAAAGATTTCAGCTGAAAAATTAAAATGAGCATAAGCAGCAGGAGGAAATTATGACCAGACCTTATCTTGGAAACCCGAAATATACCATTGAAGTTCTTCAAAAGTACGGATTTGTGTTCCAGAAAAGGTTTGGTCAGAATTTTCTGATCGATACCCGTGTTCTGGACAGGATCATTGAGGCATCTGAAATTACAAAAGATGATTTTGTACTGGAAATCGGACCAGGAATCGGAACGATGACTCAGTATCTGGCAGATGCGGCCAGAGAGGTTACTGCAGTTGAGATTGATGACGCGTTGATCCCGATTCTTCAGGATACGCTGAAAGAGTGGGATAATGTATCTGTGATACATGGTGATATCCTGAAGACAGATATCCGGAAGATTGCAGATGAAAAGAATCAGGGACGTCCGATCAAAGTTGTGGCAAATCTGCCGTATTATATAACAACACCGATCATTATGGGACTGTTTGAAAGTCATGTGCCTGTAGATTCCATTACGGTAATGGTTCAGAAAGAAGTTGCAGACAGAATGCAGACTGGTCCCGGATCCAAGGATTATGGTGCTTTATCACTGGCAGTACAATATTATGCAAAACCGGAGATCGTGGCAAATGTTCCGCCGAACTGTTTTATGCCGAGACCGAAGGTTGGCAGTGCAGTGATCCGGCTGACCAGACATCAGAATCCGCCGGTACAGGCAAAGGATGAAAAGCTGATGTTCCGTATTATCCGCGCTTCTTTTAACCAGAGAAGAAAGACACTGGCAAACGGATTAAAAAATTCACAGGAACTGCAGTTTACCAAAGAACAGGTTGAGCAGGCAATCACGGAATGTGGACTTCCACTGAATATCCGAGGTGAGGCTCTTACCCTGGAACAGTTTGCTGCACTGGCAGATATTTTTGTAGATATGAAATAATAAAAATAACAACTATAAAAGGCATCCGGTGGCTGGTCGGATGCCTTTTATAGTAATATTTATTAAATTTAAAAGGAAGGAGAGTTGATTGCTTTTCGGCAATCAACATATGAAAAAGAAAATTTTATAAAAATAATGTTGGCTGTATTATTTTTATGGTCTTAGTATATCCAGAAATTGTGATGGAATCATGTTTAACTTATGAAAAAAAAGTGAACGATTGTCGAAAGTTCTATGAATTAAGAATATTTTACAGCTTTTTTTTCAGAGTGTGTTATAATGCAGTTCGTATCATTGATAGAAAATGTAATTGTATTTATTCAGGAGGTAATTAAAATGATGAAAATAAACAAATTAAGCGCATTTATTC contains the following coding sequences:
- the rsmA gene encoding 16S rRNA (adenine(1518)-N(6)/adenine(1519)-N(6))-dimethyltransferase RsmA, whose protein sequence is MTRPYLGNPKYTIEVLQKYGFVFQKRFGQNFLIDTRVLDRIIEASEITKDDFVLEIGPGIGTMTQYLADAAREVTAVEIDDALIPILQDTLKEWDNVSVIHGDILKTDIRKIADEKNQGRPIKVVANLPYYITTPIIMGLFESHVPVDSITVMVQKEVADRMQTGPGSKDYGALSLAVQYYAKPEIVANVPPNCFMPRPKVGSAVIRLTRHQNPPVQAKDEKLMFRIIRASFNQRRKTLANGLKNSQELQFTKEQVEQAITECGLPLNIRGEALTLEQFAALADIFVDMK